One window of the Longimicrobiaceae bacterium genome contains the following:
- the moaD gene encoding molybdopterin converting factor subunit 1, producing the protein MTVRSLFFATYRDLAGAEELEVELPAAATVRDLVRELRAARPGLAALPDSPAVAVNLEYAPLSTPLSDGDEVAFIPPVAGG; encoded by the coding sequence ATGACCGTCCGCTCCCTCTTTTTCGCCACCTACCGCGACCTGGCCGGCGCCGAGGAGCTGGAGGTGGAGCTCCCCGCCGCCGCGACGGTGCGCGACCTGGTCCGCGAGCTGCGCGCCGCCCGGCCGGGCCTCGCCGCGCTCCCGGACTCTCCCGCCGTCGCCGTGAACCTGGAGTACGCCCCGCTCTCCACGCCGCTGAGCGACGGGGACGAGGTCGCCTTCATCCCGCCGGTGGCCGGAGGGTGA
- a CDS encoding molybdenum cofactor biosynthesis protein MoaE, producing the protein MSATRFHVTRDPIDAAALLRDTVAPSDGAALLFWGVVRNEHGGRPVSHLEYEAYAPMAEAKLREIAAEARERWGTGEIAVVHRVGRLEVGEASVAIVVASPHRAEAYEASRYVIEELKRRVPVWKREGYVDGDSEWVPGFTPQVEEGAR; encoded by the coding sequence GTGTCGGCGACCCGGTTCCACGTCACCCGCGACCCGATCGACGCCGCGGCGCTCCTCCGGGACACGGTGGCTCCCTCGGACGGCGCGGCGCTCCTCTTCTGGGGCGTCGTCCGCAACGAGCACGGGGGGCGGCCGGTGAGCCACCTGGAGTACGAGGCGTACGCCCCCATGGCCGAGGCGAAGCTCCGCGAGATCGCCGCCGAGGCGCGGGAGCGGTGGGGGACGGGGGAGATCGCGGTGGTGCACCGGGTGGGACGGCTGGAGGTGGGGGAGGCGAGCGTCGCCATCGTCGTGGCTTCGCCCCACCGCGCGGAGGCGTACGAGGCGTCGCGCTACGTGATCGAGGAGCTGAAGCGGCGCGTCCCCGTCTGGAAGCGGGAGGGGTACGTGGACGGAGACTCGGAGTGGGTGCCGGGCTTCACCCCGCAGGTGGAGGAGGGGGCACGGTGA